Proteins co-encoded in one Methanomassiliicoccales archaeon genomic window:
- a CDS encoding DUF835 domain-containing protein translates to MSDQESLSRGYIKGYEDGLREALEELISTTMKRNFTTTEIQLLAKNQRFAIEDKVKGRKRKILRETGIDLSDDSQKHELQMSFEPMRTYLIKEKERPDQAFKIFSSLVNMGMIGLCISRLPPEVAQRRFGDKCTIVWLTKSDPPAADVDPEQKWRERYLAPTDLSKVQSAIKLFLAANKDKSTVILLEGVNMMITNNDFKGFLKMVQKLKDDVYSARSILLIPVEPATMEQMEFKLLQSELEP, encoded by the coding sequence ATGTCTGATCAGGAGTCCCTTTCGAGGGGTTACATCAAAGGCTATGAGGATGGTCTTCGCGAGGCGCTAGAGGAGCTGATCTCCACCACCATGAAGCGCAACTTCACGACGACGGAGATCCAGCTCTTGGCGAAGAACCAGCGCTTTGCGATCGAGGACAAGGTCAAGGGTAGGAAACGCAAGATACTGAGGGAGACCGGCATCGATCTCAGTGACGATAGCCAGAAGCATGAGCTGCAGATGTCCTTCGAACCGATGAGGACCTATCTCATCAAAGAGAAGGAAAGGCCGGACCAGGCTTTCAAGATATTCTCTTCCCTGGTCAACATGGGTATGATCGGCCTGTGCATTTCCAGGCTCCCTCCAGAGGTGGCACAAAGACGGTTTGGGGATAAGTGCACCATCGTTTGGCTCACCAAATCGGACCCGCCAGCCGCCGACGTGGATCCTGAGCAGAAGTGGAGGGAAAGATACCTCGCCCCCACCGACCTTTCCAAGGTGCAGAGCGCCATAAAGCTCTTCCTGGCAGCGAACAAGGACAAATCGACGGTCATTCTGCTCGAGGGTGTGAACATGATGATCACGAACAACGACTTCAAAGGATTCCTGAAGATGGTCCAGAAGCTGAAGGACGATGTCTACTCGGCGCGTTCCATATTGCTGATACCCGTTGAACCGGCCACGATGGAGCAGATGGAGTTCAAGCTGCTCCAGAGCGAGCTTGAACCCTGA
- a CDS encoding Glu/Leu/Phe/Val dehydrogenase, translated as MAEETYNPYETAVSHVERVGKMMDMQRDMIDMLRQPRRELTVHMPVKMDDGAVHMFTGFRVQHNNARGPCKGGIRYHPNVTLDEVKALAMWMTWKCTVVGIPFGGAKGGVICNPKEMSKNELEHLSRRYASDIYSFIGPQTDIPAPDVYTDAQVMAWIMDTIAMHEGSAMPQVVTGKPVELGGSIGRDEATSRGLMYIAEEAAKTKEIRLKDASIAIQGFGNVGGNAARLMEKELGAKIVALSDSHGGIYNRDGLNVASVEKYKRQTGSLHDYPDAKNIENYELLELNCDVLVPAALENVINEKNADRIAAKIIVEGANGPTTPKADEILLQKDIMVVPDILSNAGGVTVSYFEWVQDLQFFFWTLDEVNARLRQVMTSAYDKVIALSHSREVDMRTAADMIAMGDVARAIQLRGIFP; from the coding sequence TTGGCAGAAGAGACTTACAATCCCTATGAGACCGCCGTTTCCCATGTGGAAAGGGTCGGCAAGATGATGGACATGCAGCGGGACATGATAGACATGCTGCGTCAGCCTAGGCGAGAATTGACCGTACACATGCCGGTCAAAATGGACGATGGGGCGGTCCACATGTTCACCGGGTTCCGAGTCCAGCACAACAATGCCCGGGGTCCCTGCAAGGGCGGCATCAGGTATCATCCGAACGTCACGCTGGACGAGGTCAAGGCGTTGGCCATGTGGATGACCTGGAAGTGCACGGTGGTGGGCATTCCTTTCGGCGGTGCCAAGGGCGGTGTGATCTGTAATCCCAAGGAGATGTCCAAGAACGAACTGGAACATCTGTCGCGTAGGTATGCCTCGGACATCTACTCGTTCATCGGACCTCAGACCGACATCCCCGCTCCAGATGTCTATACTGACGCACAGGTGATGGCCTGGATCATGGATACCATAGCGATGCATGAAGGATCTGCGATGCCACAAGTGGTCACCGGCAAGCCGGTGGAACTCGGCGGATCGATCGGACGGGATGAGGCGACATCACGGGGGTTGATGTACATCGCTGAGGAGGCCGCCAAGACCAAGGAGATCAGGCTTAAGGATGCGAGCATCGCCATCCAAGGCTTCGGGAACGTAGGGGGCAACGCCGCCAGGCTCATGGAGAAAGAGCTGGGTGCCAAGATAGTGGCGCTGAGCGATTCCCATGGCGGCATATACAATCGGGACGGGCTGAACGTGGCCAGTGTCGAGAAGTATAAGAGACAGACCGGCTCCCTTCACGACTATCCAGATGCCAAGAACATCGAGAATTACGAACTTCTGGAACTGAACTGCGACGTCCTGGTCCCGGCGGCCTTGGAGAATGTCATCAACGAGAAGAATGCGGACCGTATCGCGGCCAAGATCATAGTGGAAGGGGCGAACGGGCCAACGACGCCCAAGGCGGACGAGATCCTTCTGCAGAAGGACATCATGGTCGTCCCAGACATCCTGTCCAACGCTGGGGGCGTCACCGTCTCCTATTTCGAATGGGTCCAGGACCTGCAGTTCTTCTTCTGGACGCTGGACGAGGTCAATGCAAGGCTGCGTCAGGTCATGACCAGTGCATATGACAAGGTCATCGCCCTGTCCCATTCTAGGGAGGTGGACATGCGCACCGCCGCGGACATGATCGCCATGGGCGATGTCGCCAGGGCCATCCAGCTCAGGGGAATATTCCCCTAG
- a CDS encoding ribose 1,5-bisphosphate isomerase: MTAKEVANAIRSMEIRGAAEIARRAAIALREDALAYQGIDLGDFRKAMEGSKDLLLESRPTAVSLWNGVHSVFKRTVAITDLEEYRSALVRNADEFVSRSNEALKIIGHLGANRIQDGDRVMTHCNSKAALSAIITAWQEGKKIEAVVTESRPWRQGVLSANDLARAGVPTTIIVDSAVRYMMKDVDAVFVGADTICSNGALINKIGTSQVALAAHEARVPFTVCAETFKFSPRSIYGEKVKIEERDATEIVRPGEIPASVRIFNPVFDATPPEYIDSIVTEVGVIPPFAAYEIIVRELGQEFVFNEH, encoded by the coding sequence ATGACGGCCAAGGAAGTTGCCAATGCCATCCGTTCGATGGAGATCAGAGGCGCGGCGGAGATCGCCAGAAGGGCGGCCATCGCCCTCAGGGAGGATGCGTTGGCCTATCAAGGGATCGACTTGGGAGATTTCCGGAAGGCCATGGAGGGCTCGAAGGACCTCCTCCTGGAATCAAGACCCACCGCGGTCTCGCTGTGGAATGGGGTCCATTCGGTGTTCAAGAGGACCGTCGCAATCACCGATCTGGAAGAATACCGTTCCGCCCTGGTGCGCAACGCCGACGAGTTCGTATCCCGCTCCAACGAGGCGTTGAAGATCATCGGCCACCTGGGAGCGAACCGCATACAGGATGGGGACCGGGTCATGACCCATTGCAACAGCAAGGCGGCGCTTAGCGCGATAATCACCGCATGGCAGGAAGGTAAGAAGATAGAGGCGGTGGTCACGGAATCCCGCCCGTGGAGACAGGGAGTGCTCTCCGCTAACGATCTGGCCCGGGCCGGAGTGCCCACCACGATTATAGTCGATTCGGCGGTGCGGTACATGATGAAGGATGTGGACGCGGTGTTCGTGGGGGCGGACACCATCTGCTCGAACGGTGCGCTGATCAACAAGATCGGGACCTCGCAGGTCGCGCTGGCAGCACATGAGGCACGGGTACCGTTCACGGTGTGCGCCGAAACCTTCAAGTTCTCCCCCAGGTCGATATATGGGGAGAAGGTCAAGATCGAGGAGCGGGACGCGACCGAGATAGTAAGACCCGGTGAGATCCCGGCCTCGGTCAGGATATTCAATCCGGTGTTCGATGCCACTCCGCCTGAGTACATCGACTCGATCGTCACCGAGGTAGGGGTCATCCCACCGTTCGCCGCCTATGAGATCATAGTCAGGGAACTGGGACAGGAATTCGTATTCAACGAGCATTGA
- a CDS encoding flavodoxin family protein: MKVIGIAGSPRKNGNSETLVQAVLDGAKEKGHATEIFLLNEMSYKGCQACLYCKTHDRCKLEDDMTPLMEAIKVADAVVLGAPIYMGQLNGQFRLFEDRLYQFLGTDFKVSLNPGKKAIVITTQGNPDPKAFESAAHGLAGILKLYGFHLNDTIQLTAANSPATARQNKELMERALKDGRAL, from the coding sequence ATGAAAGTCATCGGTATCGCAGGAAGCCCAAGGAAGAATGGCAACTCGGAAACGCTGGTCCAGGCGGTATTGGACGGAGCCAAGGAGAAGGGACATGCCACGGAGATCTTCCTCCTGAATGAGATGAGCTATAAGGGATGTCAGGCCTGCTTGTACTGCAAGACCCATGACCGCTGCAAGCTCGAGGACGATATGACGCCGCTCATGGAAGCGATAAAGGTGGCGGACGCCGTCGTTCTGGGGGCCCCGATCTACATGGGCCAGCTGAACGGCCAGTTCAGACTGTTCGAGGATCGGCTCTACCAGTTCCTCGGAACCGATTTCAAGGTCAGCCTGAACCCGGGGAAGAAGGCGATCGTGATCACTACCCAAGGCAACCCCGACCCGAAGGCTTTCGAGAGCGCCGCCCACGGGCTCGCCGGCATCCTGAAGCTATATGGGTTCCACCTGAACGACACGATCCAGCTGACCGCGGCGAACAGTCCTGCGACCGCAAGGCAGAACAAGGAACTGATGGAACGGGCTTTGAAGGACGGTCGGGCGCTCTAA
- a CDS encoding RuBisCO large subunit C-terminal-like domain-containing protein has translation MEYSEKYLHLGEKLDPESHVFCTYKVKTDLPMKEAAAAIATEQSTGTWTTISTLKEENFVRRSGKVVDIKGNVCVIAFPTEDFSIDIGGVPQILSVVAGNLFGLDVLTGVRLEDVVYPNEILEQFKGPKFGIEGLRKILKRSEKPLVGTIVKPKIGLSPRETADYVYEAGMGGLTNGKDDETLVNQKFCPLEDRVVAIAEALDRVKKDSGHAMIHAINVSTRGDKILEVAQRAQDLGASQLMVDVITCGFAAVQALAEDSSIKLPIHVHRTMHAAITRNKDHGISMKVFAELARMCGADALHIGTYGVGKMTGDPKADLEYQHVCVGPDMPYKRVMPVASGGVQPAMVPKIIAIAGNDVQIQAGGGVSGHPRGVRGGAMAMSQAVDAGYLGLTAEQYAKDHLELREALEKWGSA, from the coding sequence ATGGAATATTCCGAGAAGTATCTGCACCTGGGCGAGAAGCTCGACCCGGAATCGCACGTGTTCTGCACCTACAAGGTCAAGACCGACCTGCCCATGAAGGAGGCCGCAGCGGCCATCGCGACCGAGCAGTCCACCGGGACCTGGACCACCATCAGCACATTGAAGGAGGAGAACTTTGTCCGCCGCAGCGGAAAGGTGGTCGATATTAAGGGCAACGTGTGCGTGATCGCCTTCCCGACCGAGGACTTCAGCATCGACATCGGGGGCGTTCCCCAGATCCTGAGCGTCGTGGCCGGGAACCTGTTCGGACTGGATGTTCTGACGGGTGTTCGACTGGAGGATGTGGTATATCCGAACGAGATACTCGAGCAGTTCAAAGGCCCGAAGTTTGGGATCGAGGGCCTCAGAAAGATCCTGAAACGATCGGAGAAGCCTCTGGTCGGCACCATCGTGAAGCCCAAGATCGGACTCTCGCCCCGGGAGACCGCCGACTACGTGTACGAGGCCGGAATGGGAGGACTGACCAACGGCAAGGACGATGAAACGCTGGTCAACCAGAAGTTCTGCCCGCTGGAAGACCGAGTGGTGGCGATCGCGGAGGCACTGGACCGGGTCAAGAAGGATTCTGGACATGCCATGATACACGCCATAAACGTCTCCACCCGGGGCGACAAGATATTGGAGGTCGCTCAGCGCGCCCAGGACCTGGGAGCGTCACAGCTCATGGTGGACGTCATCACATGCGGATTCGCCGCGGTCCAGGCACTGGCAGAGGACAGTTCGATCAAGCTGCCGATCCATGTGCACCGGACCATGCACGCGGCCATCACCAGGAACAAGGACCATGGCATCTCCATGAAGGTCTTCGCGGAACTGGCCCGCATGTGCGGGGCGGACGCACTGCACATCGGCACCTACGGCGTAGGCAAGATGACCGGAGACCCGAAGGCCGACCTTGAGTACCAGCACGTTTGCGTTGGACCGGACATGCCATACAAGAGGGTCATGCCGGTCGCATCGGGAGGCGTCCAGCCGGCCATGGTGCCTAAGATAATCGCCATCGCCGGGAACGATGTCCAAATCCAGGCCGGGGGCGGTGTGTCCGGACATCCGCGCGGCGTAAGGGGAGGCGCCATGGCGATGTCCCAGGCGGTCGACGCAGGATATCTCGGCCTCACCGCCGAACAGTATGCCAAGGACCACCTGGAGCTGCGCGAGGCCCTCGAGAAGTGGGGATCGGCATGA
- the polX gene encoding DNA polymerase/3'-5' exonuclease PolX — MLNEKVASILYEIADLLELKGGEPFKPRAYRNAAHAIEETREDIEDVYKRGKLREVPGVGDAIAKKVAEIIDTGELGYLTELRNEFPSGLIQLMAVPEIGPKTTMLLYRQLNITSLQELKQAVEQHRIRRLKGFGQKTEENILNGIRLVESSKGRMLLSNAYPAGKMMTDFLLAQGVEHVSLAGSLRRMKETIGDIDVLAGSDEPARVMYQFVHGPDVKEIIGQGQTKASVRLKDDVQVDLLVVPDKSFGAALQYFTGSKEHNIKLRSMAIDMGYKLNEFGLFRKDTDEMVAGHTEEEIYRVLGVDIMPPEMREDRGEIEAGVAHNIPQIVELSDIKGDFHVHTEMSDGNTSMEAMAEAARQKGYQYIAVTDHSESLTIAGGLSVERLRKNIEEARRISEKMAPFRVLIGTEVEIEENGKLEYPNEELKELDLVVGSVHSRFKMSEMEMTNRIISAMSNENLTILAHPTGRRIGQREQYQVNIDLVMEAAKEKGVLLEVNAFPERLDLNDVNCRKAREKGLDLVISTDSHSIKHLDYMVYGVAMARRGWLGPEQIINTRPLAELEKYLGI, encoded by the coding sequence ATGCTCAACGAAAAGGTCGCGTCCATCCTCTACGAGATCGCGGACCTCTTGGAATTGAAAGGGGGCGAACCGTTCAAGCCGCGCGCGTACCGGAACGCCGCCCATGCTATAGAAGAGACGAGGGAGGACATCGAGGATGTGTACAAACGTGGCAAGCTCCGTGAGGTGCCAGGGGTCGGCGATGCCATAGCCAAGAAGGTGGCGGAGATCATCGATACCGGTGAATTGGGCTACCTCACCGAACTTAGGAACGAGTTCCCTTCTGGATTGATCCAGCTCATGGCAGTGCCGGAGATCGGACCGAAGACGACCATGCTGCTGTACAGGCAATTGAACATCACCAGTCTGCAGGAATTGAAGCAGGCGGTCGAACAGCATCGCATCCGCCGGTTGAAGGGATTCGGCCAGAAGACCGAAGAGAACATCCTCAACGGCATCCGCCTGGTGGAGTCGTCGAAGGGAAGGATGCTTCTGAGCAACGCTTACCCGGCGGGCAAGATGATGACCGATTTCCTTCTCGCCCAGGGTGTGGAGCACGTCAGCCTCGCTGGCTCCCTACGCCGCATGAAGGAGACCATCGGCGACATCGATGTGCTGGCCGGCAGCGATGAGCCGGCCCGGGTGATGTACCAGTTTGTCCATGGCCCCGATGTGAAGGAGATAATCGGCCAAGGGCAAACGAAGGCGTCCGTCCGTCTAAAGGATGATGTCCAGGTCGACCTGCTGGTGGTGCCGGACAAGAGCTTCGGGGCTGCATTGCAGTATTTCACCGGCAGCAAGGAGCACAACATCAAACTGCGATCAATGGCGATCGACATGGGTTACAAACTGAACGAGTTCGGGCTCTTCAGGAAGGACACCGACGAGATGGTGGCAGGGCATACCGAGGAGGAGATCTATCGGGTTCTGGGCGTGGATATCATGCCACCGGAGATGCGAGAGGACCGGGGCGAGATCGAGGCGGGAGTGGCACATAACATACCACAGATCGTTGAGCTTTCTGACATCAAGGGCGATTTCCATGTGCACACCGAGATGAGCGACGGAAACACCAGCATGGAGGCGATGGCTGAAGCGGCCCGGCAGAAAGGTTACCAGTACATCGCCGTCACCGACCACTCGGAATCGCTCACCATCGCCGGCGGCCTCTCGGTCGAGCGGCTGAGGAAGAACATCGAAGAGGCGAGAAGGATATCGGAAAAGATGGCCCCGTTCCGTGTTCTCATCGGCACGGAGGTGGAGATCGAGGAGAACGGGAAGCTCGAATACCCGAACGAGGAACTGAAGGAGCTGGACCTGGTGGTAGGGTCGGTTCATTCGAGGTTCAAGATGTCGGAGATGGAGATGACCAACCGGATCATTTCGGCAATGTCGAACGAGAACCTCACGATATTGGCCCATCCCACCGGCAGGAGGATCGGGCAGCGGGAACAGTATCAGGTCAACATCGACCTGGTGATGGAGGCGGCGAAGGAGAAAGGTGTCCTGCTTGAGGTAAACGCCTTCCCGGAACGTCTGGACCTGAACGATGTGAACTGCCGAAAGGCGAGAGAGAAGGGCCTTGACCTGGTCATAAGCACAGATTCGCACAGCATCAAGCACCTCGACTACATGGTCTACGGCGTGGCCATGGCCCGGAGGGGATGGCTCGGTCCGGAGCAAATCATCAACACCCGGCCACTGGCGGAACTGGAAAAGTACCTTGGGATATGA
- a CDS encoding helix-turn-helix domain-containing protein — MEDPYPEPKHAECPIEATVMMIGGKWKTVILWKLRDDKLRFNQLMTEMPDISPKMLTKQLRELEHDGLVTRKMYPEIPPRVEYSLTPKAISLVPIMIDMARWGVANIDGRSWMGCPSNCRCALKK; from the coding sequence ATGGAAGATCCCTATCCTGAGCCTAAACATGCCGAGTGCCCCATCGAGGCCACCGTTATGATGATCGGGGGAAAGTGGAAGACGGTCATCCTCTGGAAGCTCAGGGACGACAAGCTCCGCTTCAACCAGCTAATGACGGAGATGCCAGATATTTCGCCGAAGATGCTCACCAAACAGCTCCGCGAGCTGGAACACGACGGACTGGTCACGCGCAAGATGTACCCAGAGATCCCGCCCCGGGTGGAGTACAGCCTCACACCGAAGGCGATCAGCCTGGTGCCGATAATGATCGATATGGCCAGATGGGGGGTGGCCAATATCGATGGAAGGTCATGGATGGGCTGTCCTTCGAATTGCCGGTGCGCACTGAAGAAGTAG